In Nicotiana tabacum cultivar K326 chromosome 19, ASM71507v2, whole genome shotgun sequence, one DNA window encodes the following:
- the LOC142173788 gene encoding expansin-B6-like, translating to MATNFPKCLFLWIFAAFCSYLVRFSSCQPSGYSQAVATFYENPTSPGSGGACGLENDVASTPYNAMITAGNQALFKQGSGCGACYQVLCTQDQNPHCSENPITLTLTDECPGACNNDPVHFDISGIAFEKLAKSGEASQLYNAGRISIFYQRIACDYNTNILFKVDKGSNPNFFAVTSEAVDGDGDLSLVEIQTSNSSWVPMQRMIGATWSVGIQPDTQKPPFSLRLTSETKQSVTALNVIPDGWQPRSVYKSNVNFPNNL from the exons ATGGCTACAAATTTCCCTAAGTGTCTTTTCCTTTGGATTTTTGCAGCTTTTTGCTCGTATTTGGTTAGATTTTCCTCTTGCCAACCAAGCGGTTATTCACAAGCTGTTGCAACCTTTTATGAAAATCCTACTAGTCCTGGGAGTG GTGGAGCATGTGGGCTCGAAAATGACGTAGCAAGCACTCCCTACAATGCAATGATCACGGCGGGAAATCAAGCTCTTTTTAAGCAAGGCTCTGGATGTGGTGCATGCTACCAG GTGTTGTGCACTCAAGACCAAAATCCACATTGTTCGGAAAATCCAATAACACTAACCCTTACAGATGAGTGCCCAGGAGCATGCAATAATGATCCGGTTCACTTCGATATAAGTGGAATTGCCTTTGAAAAATTGGCGAAGTCTGGTGAAGCTTCACAATTATATAATGCAGGAAGAATCTCGATTTTTTACCAAAG GATAGCATGTGATTACAACACAAATATCTTATTTAAGGTGGACAAAGGCTCCAATCCTAATTTCTTTGCAGTTACATCTGAAGCAGTAGATGGAGATGGTGACCTTTCTTTGGTTGAAATCCAAACAAGCAATTCGAGTTGGGTACCAATGCAACGAATGATTGGGGCAACTTGGAGTGTTGGCATACAACCAGACACACAGAAACCTCCTTTTTCCCTCAGACTTACTTCAGAAACAAAGCAGAGTGTCACTGCCCTGAATGTCATTCCAGACGGTTGGCAACCAAGATCAGTTTACAAATCAAATGTTAATTTCCCAAATAACCTATAG